DNA from Candidatus Saccharimonadales bacterium:
TATAATTGTAAGCGTATTGAACTTTGTGTTTACCCTTTTAGTTGACTACGATTGGGAAAGCTCAAAAAGAAAAGGCAAAAGATGAATATTATAAATTACGTCACAATTGTTTCGGCCGTTTTAATGATATTGGCTATTTTGTTGCAACAACGTGGTGCCAGTTTAGGTGCGGGCTTTGGTAGTTCGGGGGAACTTTTTACGACTCGCCGAGGAGTAGATAAGAGTCTTTTTGACACGACAATTGTTTTGGCAGTTATTTTTGTTGGATCACTGGTTGTAGGTTTATTAATAATTTAGGGGGCAAATGTTACGCGCGCCGCTTAATCAGCTTCAAGAGATGACGCCAAGCAAGCGTACTATTAAAGGTCATTTAAGACGGGTTGAGCGCGTTACCCTGCGTCACGCGCACCGGTTTATTGTGCAGCGCGCCGCAAACCTACGTGACGTAAGTCGTAAGGCGACTGCCTGGATTATTTTGATTTTGATGTTCATTGGAGTTACGGTTTGGCAGCAAACTGTGACAGCGAAAACTTATACAGCCGATATCCCTAGCTCTGGCGGAGTTTACTCCGAAGGTGTTTTTGGTACCCTCGATAACTTAAACCCAATTTTAGCTAGCTCGGCGGCTGAAAGATCAGGCTCACGTTTATTATTCGCACAATTGGTAACCTACAACGAACAGGGTAACTTGGTTGGCGAACTCGCACGAACTTGGCACTCGACTGACGACGGAAAAACTTACATTGTCACGTTGCGCGATGATGCGCTTTGGCAGGACGGTACTCCGATTACCGCCGACGACGTTTTATTTACCTTTAATCTGATAAAAAACGCCGATACGCGCTCCCCACTTTATAGTAGCTGGCGAAACATTGTAGTAGAGAAGGTAGACGACAAAAATATTAGATTTATATTGCCCAATCCTCTCGCATCTTTCGAGAATTCATTAACGGTGGGAATCTTGCCGATGCAGGCGTTAAAAGATTTACTACCGTCGGAGCTTAGAACTGCCGATTTTAATCTTAGACCAACAATGGCTAGTGGTCCGTTTGTGTTTCAGGACTCAAACGTCATCGAGCCTGGCGTACATGAACTTTTGCGCTTAAAGGCAAATCCCAATTATTTTTTGGGAAAACCAAGCTTGGACGGATTCAACCTGCATGCTTACCAGGATCGTGACGTTATGACGACGGCATTTAGGACGCACGAGGTTGCAAGTATCAGCGATGCAAATGCTGAGCAAATTAAAGCTTTGCAGGGTGTGGATTTTGTTGAGACAAACTCACCGCTTTATCACGGCACCTTCGCATTTTTAAAGAATGATTCAACAATTTTGTCTGATATTAGAGTACGGCGTGCCCTGCAGGCTGCGACTGATCAACAAAAGATTCTTGATTTACTACAAGGACGACCTCAATCTCTTAGTGGTCCACTTTTGCCAGGTCAGCTGGGGTATAGGGCAGACTATGGTCAGCCGGGCTACGATTTGGCACGAGCTAACCAATTACTTGATGAAGCCGGCTGGGTAAAAGGTCCGGATGGGATAAGAAGCAAAGATGGTCGACCACTAGTTTTGCGAATAGTTACGACGAGTAGTGGTGATTTTCCGGCTATCGCTCAGGCAATAATGAATCAGTGGCAAGAGCTTGGAATTACATTTGACTCGCAAATTGTACGCTCCGAAGATATTCAAGAAAATGTAATTGCCCCTCGTAGTTACGATGTTCTAATTTACGAGATTGCAATTGGTCGCGACCCTGATGTTTTTGCATTTTGGGACACTAGTCAGGCGACCGAACGCGGCTTTAACTTGTCGGATTATAAGTCTGGTCGCGCCGACGAAGCCCTGCAATCAGCAAGGATTCGTTTAGATGCGGCGTTGCGAGCTGCCAAGTATCAGTCATTTGTAAGCATATGGACGACAGACGCCGCGGCCGTTGCGTTGTTTAGACCAACATTAACATATGTGCAAAGCGAAAACGCTGTAACCTTTTTACCACACCCTATGGTTGACCAAACAGATCGCTATTACAATGTTCGATATTGGGCGCCAACCCGAGTCCCTGGTAATCCAACCCGATAGCGTGATAATATTTTTACGTAATGAGGTAGGGTATGAGTAAGCTTAAATTTTCAGATGCACCAACTTTAAAAGAGGTTCAACAATATACCCTAGACATGGAACGCGAACGCGGATTCGCTGATGAGCATGTTTCGGGCAAATGTTTGTTACTTGTAGAAGAAGTGGGTGAGTTAGTGAAAGCGATTCGTAAGTCACATTTTGGAATCGCTCAAGATGTAAATAAAAAGTATGAACACGATGTCGAAGGCGAAATTGCCGACATTTTGATTGTGTTAAATTGCATTGCCAATAAACTTGGGGTCGATGTAGAACAGGCACTACGCGACAAAGAAGAGAAAAATAAAAAGCGCGTTTGGAAATAGCGTGGTAAAATAAACATAAATACAATAAGTTTTGTGAGGGTATAAGTGAATAAGGTTGCAAATTATCTGCAAGAACATATCGTTGGTGAAGTTTTAGCAGCTAACGAAGTGCGCAAATATTTTTCTACTGACGGTGGTGTTTTCGAGGTAATGCCTGCGCTGGTGGTTTATCCTAAGAATGTTCAGGATGTGCGCAAAGTCGCTCGCTTTAGTTGGCAATTGGCCGAAAAAGGTCACAACTTACCGATTACAGCTCGTGGTCGAGGTAGCGACCAAGGTGGAGCGGCGATTGGTCGAGGTGTAATTATGGTCTTTCCTGCCCACATGAACCGTCTACTGGAACTCGATAATAAGCGAAAACTTGCCAGGATCCAACCGGGTATGAACTATCGTGCCTTTCAGGAGTCAATGCATAGCCATTCTTTGTTTTTGCCGCCGTATCCGAGTTCAATCGACTACGCAACTTTGGGTGGCGCAATCGCTAACAATACCGCTGGTGAAAAAACCGTAAAGTATGGATCGATCCGAAATTACGTAGAAAACTTGGAAGTGGTTTTGGCTAACGGAGAAGTTATTCAAACCGGGCGAATTAATAAAAAAGAACTCGAAAAGCGCAAAGGTTTAACAACTTTTGAGGGTGAGATTTATCGTCAGCTAGATGGTTTAATTACTGATAACTGGGAATTGATCCAGACACACTTGGGTTCGCCAAAAGTTAGTAAAAATTCCGCTGGCTACGCTCTGGGGCAAGTAAAGCTTAAAGACGGTTCCATTGATTTGACACCGCTTTTTGTTGGTTCGCAAGGGACGCTCGGAATTGTTACGGAGGCGATTTTGCGCCTAGAACAGTACACGCCCGAGACTACTTTATTTAAAATTAATCTGGAAAACTTAGAGCAAGCGGTGGCGGTGGTTCAAAGTATTATGCGGCTTGAGCCGAGCGCTCTTGAGGTAGTGGATAGCAATTTACTAGGGTTCCTCGATAAGGTGAGTCCTAATAGACTAAAAGGTCTGGTTGAAAAACCTTTCCCATCACTTGTTCTGCTCGCTGAGTTCGACGACGTAAATAGCCGTGCGCAAGCTAAAAAATCTAAAAAAGTCCAAAAATGGCTCCAGCAACAACAGATGAGCTTTGTGGTTACGCAAGACGCAGAAGAGCAGCAACGGTTATGGTCAATCCGGCATTCCGCTGCAGCGGTTATTTGGCATGTAGAAGGTAATAAAAAGGCTTTGCCAATCATCGAAGACGGAGTGGTTCCGCGCGAAAAGTTTGGTGAGTTTGTAAAAAATATTTACGATTTGTTCCAAAAATACGGACTACAAGTTGCAATATGGGGTCACGCAGGCGATGCAAATCTGCACTTACAGCCATTTTTAGACTTGAGTTTAATTGGTGACCGTCAAAAGGTGTTCAAGATTATGGAAGAGTACTACGACATGGTTTTAAAGATGGGCGGAAGCACTTGTGGAGAACATAACGACGGTCGTTTACGTGCGCCGTTTTTGCCAAAAGTTTATGGCGCCGAGGTTTACGAATTGTTCCGGCAGGTTAAACGAATTTTCGATCCGTATAACATACTGAACCCGGGAGTAAAAATTGACGTAAACTTAAAAGATTTAGTACCAATTTTACGTCACGAATATTCGATGGAACATTTGGCGGATCATTTGCCGCGATCGTAAAAAATGCATTTTTGGTGTAATATTTTTTAGGCACTTAACTAAGGTGGTCGTTTGGTGAAAGATTTGAGCGCTCTGGCAGACGCTCTTCGGGTTGTCTACGGGCTTGGCTCTGAGGAGGCGGCTAGTTGGGCGACTAAGGTTGATGTCTCGCTCGAGGATGTCATTAACCGGCGAGTTGACCCTGCG
Protein-coding regions in this window:
- the secG gene encoding preprotein translocase subunit SecG; this encodes MNIINYVTIVSAVLMILAILLQQRGASLGAGFGSSGELFTTRRGVDKSLFDTTIVLAVIFVGSLVVGLLII
- a CDS encoding peptide ABC transporter substrate-binding protein: MLRAPLNQLQEMTPSKRTIKGHLRRVERVTLRHAHRFIVQRAANLRDVSRKATAWIILILMFIGVTVWQQTVTAKTYTADIPSSGGVYSEGVFGTLDNLNPILASSAAERSGSRLLFAQLVTYNEQGNLVGELARTWHSTDDGKTYIVTLRDDALWQDGTPITADDVLFTFNLIKNADTRSPLYSSWRNIVVEKVDDKNIRFILPNPLASFENSLTVGILPMQALKDLLPSELRTADFNLRPTMASGPFVFQDSNVIEPGVHELLRLKANPNYFLGKPSLDGFNLHAYQDRDVMTTAFRTHEVASISDANAEQIKALQGVDFVETNSPLYHGTFAFLKNDSTILSDIRVRRALQAATDQQKILDLLQGRPQSLSGPLLPGQLGYRADYGQPGYDLARANQLLDEAGWVKGPDGIRSKDGRPLVLRIVTTSSGDFPAIAQAIMNQWQELGITFDSQIVRSEDIQENVIAPRSYDVLIYEIAIGRDPDVFAFWDTSQATERGFNLSDYKSGRADEALQSARIRLDAALRAAKYQSFVSIWTTDAAAVALFRPTLTYVQSENAVTFLPHPMVDQTDRYYNVRYWAPTRVPGNPTR
- a CDS encoding MazG nucleotide pyrophosphohydrolase domain-containing protein; this translates as MSKLKFSDAPTLKEVQQYTLDMERERGFADEHVSGKCLLLVEEVGELVKAIRKSHFGIAQDVNKKYEHDVEGEIADILIVLNCIANKLGVDVEQALRDKEEKNKKRVWK
- a CDS encoding FAD-binding oxidoreductase; its protein translation is MNKVANYLQEHIVGEVLAANEVRKYFSTDGGVFEVMPALVVYPKNVQDVRKVARFSWQLAEKGHNLPITARGRGSDQGGAAIGRGVIMVFPAHMNRLLELDNKRKLARIQPGMNYRAFQESMHSHSLFLPPYPSSIDYATLGGAIANNTAGEKTVKYGSIRNYVENLEVVLANGEVIQTGRINKKELEKRKGLTTFEGEIYRQLDGLITDNWELIQTHLGSPKVSKNSAGYALGQVKLKDGSIDLTPLFVGSQGTLGIVTEAILRLEQYTPETTLFKINLENLEQAVAVVQSIMRLEPSALEVVDSNLLGFLDKVSPNRLKGLVEKPFPSLVLLAEFDDVNSRAQAKKSKKVQKWLQQQQMSFVVTQDAEEQQRLWSIRHSAAAVIWHVEGNKKALPIIEDGVVPREKFGEFVKNIYDLFQKYGLQVAIWGHAGDANLHLQPFLDLSLIGDRQKVFKIMEEYYDMVLKMGGSTCGEHNDGRLRAPFLPKVYGAEVYELFRQVKRIFDPYNILNPGVKIDVNLKDLVPILRHEYSMEHLADHLPRS